One Capra hircus breed San Clemente chromosome 29, ASM170441v1, whole genome shotgun sequence genomic region harbors:
- the LOC102189280 gene encoding olfactory receptor 148-like translates to MRNHTELSEFILLGIPQTEGLETVLLVTFSFIYPLTLLGNLLILLAIVSSSTLHTPMYFFLGLLSILDMLFPSVLCPKMLFYLSGQSRAISYKGCAVQLFFYHFLGSTEGCLYSVMAYDRFVAICHPLRYKLIMGPGVCVGLVMAAWLVGCLQATILTSFTFELPYCGPNRVDHFFCDIPAVLPLACADSSFAQGVASTSVGFLALMLWLSICASYTRIGIAILRIRSAEGRQKAFSTCSAHLTAILCAFGPIIIVYLQPTPNPLLDAMVQLLNNTVSPMLNSLIYSLRNKEVKSSLKRIFHNVVLLFCTKLRVL, encoded by the coding sequence ATGAGGAACCACACAGAGCTGAGTGAGTTCATCCTACTGGGAATACCTCAGACAGAGGGACTGGAAACTGTGCTCCTTGTCACCTTCTCCTTCATTTACCCCTTGACCCTACTGGGCAATTTGCTCATCCTTCTAGCAATTGTCTCCTCCTCGACCCTTCACACTCCCATGTACTTCTTCTTGGGACTCCTCTCGATTTTGGACATGCTGTTCCCCTCTGTACTCTGTCCCAAGATGCTATTCTATCTCTCTGGCCAGAGCCGAGCCATATCTTATAAGGGATGTGCTGTTCAGCTCTTCTTCTATCATTTCCTGGGTTCTACGGAAGGCTGCCTCTATTCTGTGATGGCTTATGATCGCTTTGTTGCCATCTGTCACCCACTGAGGTATAAGCTCATCATGGGACCTGGAGTCTGTGTTGGTTTGGTCATGGCAGCCTGGTTGGTAGGTTGTCTTCAGGCCACTATCCTGACATCCTTTACCTTTGAGCTACCCTACTGTGGCCCCAATAGAGTGGACCACTTCTTCTGTGACATTCCTGCTGTCTTACCCCTGGCTTGTGCTGACAGCTCCTTTGCCCAGGGTGTAGCTTCCACTAGTGTTGGCTTTCTGGCTTTAATGCTTTGGTTGAGTATTTGTGCCTCCTACACACGCATTGGGATTGCCATTTTGAGGATCCGTTCTGCAGAGGGCAGGCAGAAAGCTTTCTCTACCTGCAGTGCCCACCTCACTGCCATTCTCTGTGCCTTTGGACCTATAATCATTGTCTATCTGCAGCCCACACCCAACCCCTTGCTAGATGCCATGGTGCAACTATTAAATAATACTGTCTCACCCATGCTGAACTCGTTAATCTATTCCTTAAGGAACAAAGAAGTGAAAAGTTCCCTAAAAAGGATTTTCCACAATGTAGTACTACTGTTCTGCACTAAATTAAGGGTTTtataa